The genomic region ACCGTGCTACAGCCACCCTAAATAAAATTTTGCCCAAAAAATACAGAAAAATTCACTCTGTAGAACTATCTCTTTATTCATCAAAAAAAGAAAATAATGAGAAAGAAAAATTTTCTATTTTAGCTCAAGAGCCTTTATACTCTTTTGAGCAAATTATTTTAGAGCCTAGCACCCTTAAAGAGCTAAACTATGCCATCAGGTTTGAAAGTGTTAAAAATAAAGTTTATAATGAGTGGGGACTTGCTCAAATAGAGCCTAATCCCAAATTAGCCTTAAATTTTCATGGCACTAGTGGTACTGGTAAAACTATGGCAGCACACGGTCTTGCGAAAGCAATGAGGCGCAAAATTATCTTAGTCAGCTATGCCGAATTGGAGAGTAAATATCATGGTGACGGCCCCAAAAATGTCAAGAAATTCTTTCAAATAGCCAGCGAAAATAATGCCGTATTATTTATCGATGAAGCCGATAGTCTGTTATCTAAACGACTTACTAATATAACACAAGGCAGTGAGCAAGCTATTAACTCTATGCGCAGCCAGCTGCTTATTCAAATAGAGCAGTTTAATGGAGTTGTTATTTTTGCTACTAATCTAGCCCAAAACTATGATAAAGCTTTTGTAACCCGTATAAGAAGTATTCACTTTAAAAAACCAACCCTCGAAATGCGTAAAAAGTTATGGCAAGCTATGCTTTTACCACAATTACCGCTTGATAAAGGCATTAATGTTAATGAGCTAGCGGTTATAGATGATATTTGCGGCAGGGACATAAAAAATGCTATCATTAAGGCTGCTGTTACAACAGCAATAGATGATAAATTATTTATAACCGAAGAACTATTAATAGAAGCATTAAAAGATATTAAGAAAACCAATTACCAAATTACTAGTAGTTCTCTTTTAGAGGAAGAAAAAGAAGCTATAACCACAAAAGTTAAAGCGGCTCTATCTATTAACAACTCCTTTCACCCTGCCGATAAATAAACCATGAATATACCTAGCCTTAACAGCAACCTAGATAACTTTAATAATGCCCGTACTCAACAGCAAGATGGGGCTATTAGCGGCCTGCGTGCCATAGCGGAAGTTGATGTAGCCGCACTAAGCCCCAGCGAGTTGGAAGCTATTAAAGCTAAAACCCAAGAGTTTGAAGGCTTGTTCATTAAAATGATGTTTGATGAAATGCGCAAAAGCCTAAACCCGCCCTCTTCGGGCAGTATGGCCCATGACCAAGGACGAGACATTTTTAATGATATGCTACATGACCAATACGCGCAAATGCTTAGCCGCAGCGGTGGCATTGGTATAGCCGATATGATATTTAGACAGCTAACCACCCCCGTGATACCGGCTAGTGAGATAGCAAGAAGGTATGGGGATAATTAATTGATAATATTTTTTTAAAAATAACTTGACGACTGGCTAAAAGATGGGTATAGTTTAGTAAATCTAAAGATAGGGGAAAGATTATACTAAAACCCGAATATATTCGCAACTACTACGCCCGCACTAAAACCGATAACTTTGGCAACACTATCGTAGGTGCACCCAAACAACTTCTTACAGACCATTTGGAGGAAGTTGCCAGACTCACCGCCGGCTTTTCAGCCAAACTTCAGCCTGTAATTAATAATAGTATTGATAGTAAACAATTAGGTTATTTGGCCGGCCTGTTGCACGATTACGGTAAGCTACAGTCCGCCTTTCAAAATAAGTTAAAGGGCATTAAAAGCGACTGTCCACACGCAGGCGCTGGAGCTAAGTATTTACTGGGTCAGCAAAATTTTAATCCCTTATTGAAAGACATTTTAATAAACATTATCGCCGCTCATCATGCCGGCCTTTACGATACCCTTGCCGCCGATAATAAACTGCAAAATGTTTTAAGCAAAGATT from Spirochaetaceae bacterium harbors:
- a CDS encoding ATP-binding protein, producing the protein MNLILTNIPDFNEKDTVKFINRATATLNKILPKKYRKIHSVELSLYSSKKENNEKEKFSILAQEPLYSFEQIILEPSTLKELNYAIRFESVKNKVYNEWGLAQIEPNPKLALNFHGTSGTGKTMAAHGLAKAMRRKIILVSYAELESKYHGDGPKNVKKFFQIASENNAVLFIDEADSLLSKRLTNITQGSEQAINSMRSQLLIQIEQFNGVVIFATNLAQNYDKAFVTRIRSIHFKKPTLEMRKKLWQAMLLPQLPLDKGINVNELAVIDDICGRDIKNAIIKAAVTTAIDDKLFITEELLIEALKDIKKTNYQITSSSLLEEEKEAITTKVKAALSINNSFHPADK
- a CDS encoding rod-binding protein — translated: MNIPSLNSNLDNFNNARTQQQDGAISGLRAIAEVDVAALSPSELEAIKAKTQEFEGLFIKMMFDEMRKSLNPPSSGSMAHDQGRDIFNDMLHDQYAQMLSRSGGIGIADMIFRQLTTPVIPASEIARRYGDN